GCCGCAATCGCCATTAGCTGGGTTTACGATGATCCTGGTAGCAATTTTCTTTATTGGAGCTGTCCAACTGGTGAGTATTGGCATTTTAGGTGAATACATTGGGCGAATCTATGAAGAAGTCAAAGGTAGACCCCTTTACACACTCACAGAAGTTGGCGGTTTTAGCACTCAAGGTTTGAACGGCGATCGCCACTTTACTCCCTTTCCACCTAAAGAGTACTCATTGAGGCAGCAGGGGGAGCAGGGGGAGCAGGGGAAGCAGGGGGAGACAAGAATCTAAAGTTTAGAGATTTAGAGGGAGCCACTACTAAAACGTTACTCTAACCCAAGCCTCAACCTTTCGTTGCAACTTTTGGAGGTAACACAACTTTCTTAGCTAAACCTAGAGCCTGCAAAATTTGAATTGACCACCAAGTCATATCAATTTCCCACCAATGCAATCCCGCTGGTGCTACATTGGGGTGAGCATGATGATTGTTGTGCCAACCTTCTCCATAAGTTAGAATTGCTGCCCACCACAAGTTCCGAGAATTGTCATCTGAGTTAAAATTACGATAACCGCGCAGGTGAGTTGCAGAATTAATTAGCCATGTGGTATGCCAAAGCACTACTAACCTAACAAATATCCCATAAATTACAAAAGACCATCCTCCCAAAACATACAAGAGGATGCCAAGGGGAATCTGAAGCAGCAAGAAATTGTGATTTAGCCAACGATAGAATGGGTCGCGGGCTAGGTCAGGGGCAAATCTTTTAAAATTTTCGTAGTCAAAAAACTCTGGACGTGGGTAAAAAATCCAAAGCATGTGGCTCCACCAAAAACCACGCTGGGAAGAATAGGGATCTTTGTTTTCGTCCTCTACATGAGCGTGATGCAAACGGTGTCCGGCTACCCAAAAGATCGGCCCTCCTTGGATTGCCAGCGCTCCCAAAGTAGCGATCGCATATTCCAGCCACTTTGGCACCTGGAAACTCCGGTGAGTCAAAAGTCGGTGATACCCTAAACAAATACCAATACTGCCAATTAACCAATGGAGGAATATCATTACTCCCAAAGCAGACCAAGAAAAAAACCAGGGAGCTAGCAACGCCAATGCATGAATCGTACCGAAAAATGCCACGGTAATCCAGCTTAGAGTAAGCGGCTGCTTATCCTCGGCAGCAGCTAAATCTACGGTCATAAATCTTTCCTTTTACGTGAGTGCTGAAAACGACAGTCCTGGTTGATGCATTCTCTGTGGGCACTGGCAAAGACAGCTACAGTAGAAACAGAGGATGCAAGTGCTACTTACATGCCCCTAGCTTAGCAAGGATAAAATTTAAATGCAAGCGTTACTTGCATTTTTAGCTTATGTCTTCTCAACTAGTTTCAACTCGACAGCGATTGATTAATGCAGCGATTGAGTTATTCGCCGTCCAGGGAGTCACCGAAACAACAACGCGACAGATTGCAGAATTAGCAAAAGTTAATGAAGTGACGCTGTTTCGGAATTTTGGCAATAAGCACGGATTGCTGTTAGCCGTGATTTCCGAATCGCCAGTGTTTAAAGATTTGGGGGAATCCTTAAGGCAGCAGGCAAATCAAACCAGCAGTTTCTACGAGGCTCTAAAAGGCTATGCCAGTGCTCGCTTACAGGCGCTAGAACAAGTTCCAGATTTAGTGCTATCTGTGGTGGGTGAGGCAAGGCACTATCCAGTCGAAAATCGTCAGGCATTGGGAAAATACTTAACCCAAGCCAACTACTATGTAGCCGAATATTTAGCAACGGTGATGGAGCGGGAGCAGTTAAACAGCGACATCTCGGCTGAAAAGCTAGCAAGTTTGCTCAATAGTTTATTGTTAGGATACGCCGTAATTGAGTTTACCAGCGAGTTTCACGAACTTTGGCATGACAGAGATGAATTTTTGGAGAATTTGATAGAGTTATTTTTAAACAACTTCACACACTCTACAAGTCTCATAAAAACAGAGTCGATTTCAACCCACCAGGTGGCCGACTTACCTGCAAATTTAGTCCACTTAATTCTGCAACAAGCCAAAAAATCTGGGCTCCAAGATTATGCCTTAATGTACGTTCTATTTGGAGCAGGCTTGTCTCCAGCAGAAATTGTTAATTTAGAGCGATCGCACCAAATAAGCGATGCCAATCAGCACTTATTGCAAATCACTCAAGGTTCTACTCGACAAGTTCCAGTTAATCAGTGGATTATGGGTAAGCGCTATGGTTCCTATAGTCGTAACCCCCTAACCCAATGGCTAAACAGCCGTAAAGACGAGCGATCGGCAATGTTTCTTAACGATGATGGAATGCCAATTTCAGAGGCAGAAATACAGGAGCGCTGGCAGGAATTAACTGAGGGATTCTCAACCCCTGAAGAGCAACAGCCAGTAATTGAGCAAGCGCAACAAACTTGGTGTATAGAAATGTTGATGAAGGGAATCCAACTGGAAGATTTGAGTATTCTAACAGGCTGGGATTTCACTAAATTACAACCTTATGCTCGGAGAACCAGAGAAAAATTAGCACTAGAGCAAGCACTTCGCCTCGATCAAAAATCTTAGCAACGATTCTGTTAGCAACACTAACACCTAGGCACTCTCTGATGTACAAGCCCAGTTGCGTGCCACTGTGATATCAAAAGTAGCATCAGAAGCAAGGATTAGATCTAACGAACCATAGTGTTTGTGAGACCACTCTCTAAAATCCCGAATAGCGGCAGAGAAAATATCTTCAGGGACTGACCAGCAGACACCGTAAGCTCTTGATTGGTAGGCATCAAGCAACTCACTCACTGTCTGCTCAACCCGCCACTGGGCGGCGATTAAATTCTCGACTACCGCACCCTGCTCAATTAATACTTGTGTTATTCCCTGTTTAAAAGGGCTTAGTTGTTGCTTTAGCTGACTTTTCTTCTGCAATCCTTGCTGGTATTGGGTAAGTATCGCCTGCCACTGTTGCTCAAACTCTTTCTGGTGTGGAGTCATTAAATTCTCACAAGCTAGGTAGAAACCATTTGGCTGCAACACTCGACGGATTTCAGCTACACCCTGAAGCCAGTT
This window of the Chroococcidiopsis sp. CCMEE 29 genome carries:
- a CDS encoding fatty acid desaturase is translated as MTVDLAAAEDKQPLTLSWITVAFFGTIHALALLAPWFFSWSALGVMIFLHWLIGSIGICLGYHRLLTHRSFQVPKWLEYAIATLGALAIQGGPIFWVAGHRLHHAHVEDENKDPYSSQRGFWWSHMLWIFYPRPEFFDYENFKRFAPDLARDPFYRWLNHNFLLLQIPLGILLYVLGGWSFVIYGIFVRLVVLWHTTWLINSATHLRGYRNFNSDDNSRNLWWAAILTYGEGWHNNHHAHPNVAPAGLHWWEIDMTWWSIQILQALGLAKKVVLPPKVATKG
- a CDS encoding TetR family transcriptional regulator, translating into MSSQLVSTRQRLINAAIELFAVQGVTETTTRQIAELAKVNEVTLFRNFGNKHGLLLAVISESPVFKDLGESLRQQANQTSSFYEALKGYASARLQALEQVPDLVLSVVGEARHYPVENRQALGKYLTQANYYVAEYLATVMEREQLNSDISAEKLASLLNSLLLGYAVIEFTSEFHELWHDRDEFLENLIELFLNNFTHSTSLIKTESISTHQVADLPANLVHLILQQAKKSGLQDYALMYVLFGAGLSPAEIVNLERSHQISDANQHLLQITQGSTRQVPVNQWIMGKRYGSYSRNPLTQWLNSRKDERSAMFLNDDGMPISEAEIQERWQELTEGFSTPEEQQPVIEQAQQTWCIEMLMKGIQLEDLSILTGWDFTKLQPYARRTREKLALEQALRLDQKS
- a CDS encoding class I SAM-dependent methyltransferase, producing the protein MSNYYDRIAAIYDVTRPLPQSVSEQVTDCILQLVAATPETRFLEPGIGTGRTSLGIIQRGYFYTGIDISKEMMDELRRKLQGVPHNLTLIQADASSLAFENGSFDVVLTTHMLQCLPNWLQGVAEIRRVLQPNGFYLACENLMTPHQKEFEQQWQAILTQYQQGLQKKSQLKQQLSPFKQGITQVLIEQGAVVENLIAAQWRVEQTVSELLDAYQSRAYGVCWSVPEDIFSAAIRDFREWSHKHYGSLDLILASDATFDITVARNWACTSESA